A part of Scleropages formosus chromosome 3, fSclFor1.1, whole genome shotgun sequence genomic DNA contains:
- the slc25a39 gene encoding mitochondrial glutathione transporter SLC25A39 isoform X1, whose translation MNCALYSSKKEEIKTGVGMAERPAVSPSGGITPVQQMLASGTGALLTSLFVTPLDVVKIRLQSQSAPFYQALAVDTVPWSNAIRHSKWKCFLYCNGLMDHLYVCQNGMRCTTWYNSPTRFSGTLDAFVKILRYEGVRSLWSGLPPTLVMAVPATMIYFTSYDQLRDFLHYRMGCHENQVPLVAGGLARLGAVTVISPLELIRTKMQSRQLSYRELRVCITSAVAQDGWVSLWRGWGPTVLRDVPFSALYWFSYELVKRQLCQGYEVSESTFMMSFTAGAFSGAVAALMTLPFDVVKTRRQIQLGEMEMLTGSPKKPLSTLHMMRKICAESGYRGLFAGLLPRLIKVAPACAVMISSYEFGKTFFERLNRERVLQRM comes from the exons GTGTCGGGATGGCTGAGCGGCCAGCGGTCTCTCCCTCTGGGGGCATCACTCCGGTGCAGCAGATGCTGGCCTCCGGAACCGGGGCCTTGCTGACATCCTTGTTCG TGACACCTCTGGATGTTGTGAAGATCAGACTGCAATCACAGAGTGCACCATTCTATCAAG CTTTGGCTGTTGACACTGTGCCGTGGAGCAATGCTATTCGCCACTCTAAGT GGAAGTGCTTCCTGTACTGTAATGGGCTCATGGACCACCTGTACGTGTGCCAGAACGGCATGCGCTGCACAACCTGGTACAACAGCCCCACGCGCTTCAGCGGGACCCTG GACGCTTTTGTTAAGATCCTGCGCTACGAGGGCGTGCGGTCTTTGTGGAGTGGATTGCCGCCAACGCT GGTCATGGCTGTTCCAGCCACAATGATCTACTTCACCAGCTATGACCAGCTGAGGGATTTCCTTCACTACAGGATGGGTTGCCATGAGAACCAGGTGCCCCTCGTGGCTGGAGGACTTGCTAGAT TGGGTGCCGTTACTGTAATAAGTCCACTGGAGCTGATACGCACAAAGATGCAGTCACGACAGCTGTCCTACCGGGAGCTGAGGGTGTGCATCACCTCTGCTGTGGCCCAGGATGGCTGGGTGTCCCTGTGGAGGGGCTGGGGACCCACTGTCCTCCGGGACGTCCCCTTCTCAG CCCTCTACTGGTTCAGCTATGAGCTGGTGAAGAGACAGCTGTGCCAGGGATACGAGGTGTCGGAGTCCACCTTCATGATGAGCTTCACTGCTGGAGCATTTTCAGGGGCG GTGGCAGCACTAATGACCCTGCCCTTCGACGTCGTGAAGACACGGAGGCAGATCCAGTTGGGGGAGATGGAGATGCTGACGG GCTCACCGAAGAAGCCCTTGTCCACCTTGCACATGATGCGGAAGATCTGTGCTGAGTCCGGCTACAGGGGCCTCTTTGCAG GTTTACTGCCCAGGCTGATCAAGGTGGCACCGGCCTGCGCAGTCATGATCAGCAGCTATGAGTTTGGAAAGACCTTCTTTGAGAGGCTCAACCGGGAGCGCGTGCTGCAGCGTATGTGA
- the slc25a39 gene encoding mitochondrial glutathione transporter SLC25A39 isoform X2 yields MNCALYSSKKEEIKTGVGMAERPAVSPSGGITPVQQMLASGTGALLTSLFVTPLDVVKIRLQSQSAPFYQGKCFLYCNGLMDHLYVCQNGMRCTTWYNSPTRFSGTLDAFVKILRYEGVRSLWSGLPPTLVMAVPATMIYFTSYDQLRDFLHYRMGCHENQVPLVAGGLARLGAVTVISPLELIRTKMQSRQLSYRELRVCITSAVAQDGWVSLWRGWGPTVLRDVPFSALYWFSYELVKRQLCQGYEVSESTFMMSFTAGAFSGAVAALMTLPFDVVKTRRQIQLGEMEMLTGSPKKPLSTLHMMRKICAESGYRGLFAGLLPRLIKVAPACAVMISSYEFGKTFFERLNRERVLQRM; encoded by the exons GTGTCGGGATGGCTGAGCGGCCAGCGGTCTCTCCCTCTGGGGGCATCACTCCGGTGCAGCAGATGCTGGCCTCCGGAACCGGGGCCTTGCTGACATCCTTGTTCG TGACACCTCTGGATGTTGTGAAGATCAGACTGCAATCACAGAGTGCACCATTCTATCAAG GGAAGTGCTTCCTGTACTGTAATGGGCTCATGGACCACCTGTACGTGTGCCAGAACGGCATGCGCTGCACAACCTGGTACAACAGCCCCACGCGCTTCAGCGGGACCCTG GACGCTTTTGTTAAGATCCTGCGCTACGAGGGCGTGCGGTCTTTGTGGAGTGGATTGCCGCCAACGCT GGTCATGGCTGTTCCAGCCACAATGATCTACTTCACCAGCTATGACCAGCTGAGGGATTTCCTTCACTACAGGATGGGTTGCCATGAGAACCAGGTGCCCCTCGTGGCTGGAGGACTTGCTAGAT TGGGTGCCGTTACTGTAATAAGTCCACTGGAGCTGATACGCACAAAGATGCAGTCACGACAGCTGTCCTACCGGGAGCTGAGGGTGTGCATCACCTCTGCTGTGGCCCAGGATGGCTGGGTGTCCCTGTGGAGGGGCTGGGGACCCACTGTCCTCCGGGACGTCCCCTTCTCAG CCCTCTACTGGTTCAGCTATGAGCTGGTGAAGAGACAGCTGTGCCAGGGATACGAGGTGTCGGAGTCCACCTTCATGATGAGCTTCACTGCTGGAGCATTTTCAGGGGCG GTGGCAGCACTAATGACCCTGCCCTTCGACGTCGTGAAGACACGGAGGCAGATCCAGTTGGGGGAGATGGAGATGCTGACGG GCTCACCGAAGAAGCCCTTGTCCACCTTGCACATGATGCGGAAGATCTGTGCTGAGTCCGGCTACAGGGGCCTCTTTGCAG GTTTACTGCCCAGGCTGATCAAGGTGGCACCGGCCTGCGCAGTCATGATCAGCAGCTATGAGTTTGGAAAGACCTTCTTTGAGAGGCTCAACCGGGAGCGCGTGCTGCAGCGTATGTGA
- the slc25a39 gene encoding mitochondrial glutathione transporter SLC25A39 isoform X3, which yields MNCALYSSKKEEIKTGVGMAERPAVSPSGGITPVQQMLASGTGALLTSLFVTPLDVVKIRLQSQSAPFYQALAVDTVPWSNAIRHSKWKCFLYCNGLMDHLYVCQNGMRCTTWYNSPTRFSGTLDAFVKILRYEGVRSLWSGLPPTLVMAVPATMIYFTSYDQLRDFLHYRMGCHENQVPLVAGGLARLGAVTVISPLELIRTKMQSRQLSYRELRVCITSAVAQDGWVSLWRGWGPTVLRDVPFSALYWFSYELVKRQLCQGYEVSESTFMMSFTAGAFSGAVAALMTLPFDVVKTRRQIQLGEMEMLTGCVSRTVEGSGL from the exons GTGTCGGGATGGCTGAGCGGCCAGCGGTCTCTCCCTCTGGGGGCATCACTCCGGTGCAGCAGATGCTGGCCTCCGGAACCGGGGCCTTGCTGACATCCTTGTTCG TGACACCTCTGGATGTTGTGAAGATCAGACTGCAATCACAGAGTGCACCATTCTATCAAG CTTTGGCTGTTGACACTGTGCCGTGGAGCAATGCTATTCGCCACTCTAAGT GGAAGTGCTTCCTGTACTGTAATGGGCTCATGGACCACCTGTACGTGTGCCAGAACGGCATGCGCTGCACAACCTGGTACAACAGCCCCACGCGCTTCAGCGGGACCCTG GACGCTTTTGTTAAGATCCTGCGCTACGAGGGCGTGCGGTCTTTGTGGAGTGGATTGCCGCCAACGCT GGTCATGGCTGTTCCAGCCACAATGATCTACTTCACCAGCTATGACCAGCTGAGGGATTTCCTTCACTACAGGATGGGTTGCCATGAGAACCAGGTGCCCCTCGTGGCTGGAGGACTTGCTAGAT TGGGTGCCGTTACTGTAATAAGTCCACTGGAGCTGATACGCACAAAGATGCAGTCACGACAGCTGTCCTACCGGGAGCTGAGGGTGTGCATCACCTCTGCTGTGGCCCAGGATGGCTGGGTGTCCCTGTGGAGGGGCTGGGGACCCACTGTCCTCCGGGACGTCCCCTTCTCAG CCCTCTACTGGTTCAGCTATGAGCTGGTGAAGAGACAGCTGTGCCAGGGATACGAGGTGTCGGAGTCCACCTTCATGATGAGCTTCACTGCTGGAGCATTTTCAGGGGCG GTGGCAGCACTAATGACCCTGCCCTTCGACGTCGTGAAGACACGGAGGCAGATCCAGTTGGGGGAGATGGAGATGCTGACGG GCTGCGTGAGCCGCACAGTGGAGGGGTCTGGACTGTAG